Part of the Methylomonas sp. AM2-LC genome, CCCCATCGTACTCTGCGAACACTTTCCAGTCGTCTTCAGAATTCTTGCGCTGCACCATGCGAATGGTTGTTGTGCCGGTAACACCAATGCCGACCCGAACCCTGCCTTCGCGGTCATAAATCCATGAACGCACAAAACCGGGATTACCGGCTACCATCTCGGTTTCGCCGGTATAGACATCCAGTTTATAGACATCGGGCGCACCCGGATGCCGTTTGTCCAAAGAAATCAATACGTGGCGCGGGTCATTTGGAATCAGGGTAAAATTATCCTGAAACTGGGAAATATGCTTTCGGTCGTTCAGGGTACTTTGAATCTGGATCAAATCCGGCTTGGCTTCGGTACCGTCCCGATTGATGGCAAACAGGCGGGTTTCGTAGACTTTCAAATTGCCGTGGCGTGCGGGATACAAAATGCGCACCAACAAACGATTATTATTTACCCAATCGTAACTTCGAAACCGGAATTTTTGGTTGTCGCTGGTTAACACCACATGCATTTCTTTACCGGTTCGATCTTGTGTCACCAGTGCGGTTTCACTGCCGGTATTTTGCAAAAAAGCGATAAACCGGCCATCAGGTGATAAACTGGCTTGTTGTATGAGAGGTAAGGAAGCAAAGGCTTTGACGGGCAATTCGCCAGCTTTTTCCGGTAAGACTTCCGGGATTTTCTGAACATTTGACTGACAAGCATTCAGTAGAAATATTAAAAAGAGGCATTTGATTAAGTGGTTCATTTTTGCATCACTAATTTATTGAGCACTGAAAATCGAAACGGTTGATCGAAATTCACAACATTTCCAAACCGTTTGCCGTTTTTTATATTATTCGAATTTTAACTGAAGTTTCCCAGAAATTTTAGATTCAGAATGCTAATTTCAAGGCGGCTTATCTTGAGAGCTAGCCGTTGTCGGCTTAACTAATATGTTAGTGATGGATATTTGTTTGAAAAATCAATAACTTGATAGTGAATGAGCTCGTGTTTTATTGTATAATACAAGGTGTTAAGTCTTTGATTCTACAGCAAAACAGACCTCATTCATGTTCATTTTACGCGATCTTTCACACTCACTTCAAGCCCCATTTTCCGATACCAAACTCGGACAGGAACGTGCCTCTTTATTTGTCTATACGCTCCTGTCGATTATTATTCCCTTTACGTCTTCTATCACCTCAAATTGTCTTCGCTGCCTGGTGACTTTGTTTGGAATTGAGATCGAAGACCATCGGTTCTACACCTTCATGGCGTCTACGACTTTGCCGTGGCGGCGTCTTTGGCAAACCGTTTGGGGATTAATACCCTCCCCTGAAACCGATGGCCGCTTGCTGGTGGCGCTGGACGATTCCATCAATCCCAAAATCGGGAAAAACATCTTTGCTTGCGATACGATTTTCGATCATGCCGCTAAAGCGAATCAAAGCCAATATCCGTGGGCGCAAAATATCGTCGCCGTCGGCTTGTTAAAACAAATCAAAGGACGGTGGGCTTGCTTGTTTTTAGATTTCCGCTTTTACTTCGCCAAGAAAACCATTGAAGCGGAACAAAGAACCGCTAAAATCAAAGGCAAGGTCGTTCCTTTTCAAACCAAGTTGGAACAAGCCGGGCAGATGCTCATCGGCATTGGACAGCATTTTTCTACGACACCCGTACTGGCCGTGATGGATAGCTGGTTTGGCAACGAGAGTTTGTGGCAACCGGTTCGGCAAGCGTTTGGGGCGCGGTTCAATATGCTATCCAGGCTGCGTAGCAATAACGTTTTGTATGATCAACTGGGTGAACCGCAGCCAGGAAAGCGCGGCCGTCGGCCTAAGTACGGTAGCCGCCTGGGATCAACGGCTGAAATGGCGCAGGCGTATCAGGCATTGGCAACGATCTACACCGTTAATCTCTATGGCAAACAACGTGACGTTCGCGCCTATGAGCGGATGGTGATGCTGAAAACACTCAAATGTCCTGTGCGGGTCGTTTGGGTATTCCGGAAAACGCAATGGGTGGCGTTGTTTACCACGGATCTGACCTTATCGGTGACGCAGATCATTGAGTTTTACGGGGCTCGCTGGAAAATCGAATCCGGGTTCAAAGAGCTCAAGCAAGATATCGGTAGCCAGTCCAGTCAGTGCCGGAATGCTCAGGCGGTGCTGAATCACTTGAACTTCTGTATGATGGCTTCAACCATCACCTGGATTTATGCGGATCGGTTAAAAGCTGACCCGCAGCGACGGCATAAAGTGAAGGGCAGAACCAGTTTTGCCTTTTCGGATGTCCGGCGCATTATCGCCGAAGCCGCACTTGATGAGGATTTTGATAGGCTTTGCCCTAAACCAAGCAACTCACCGAAAAATTCTCTCGTGGCCGTGTTGTTACGCATGGTCGCTTGATGAATTTCTTAGAAACTTCAGGAATTTTAATTCAATCATCGCAAATTAATACTCGGTTTGGAATTTCCTAGTTGCCCGAGGTCAAAACATGAATACCGCACTAATCTATGTAGTTGCCCTGCAGTTCCAATCAAGCTAATTCGGATTGAAGTTTAGCTTTACGGTATTGATGATGGCATAAGGCTTGCTGAGCTTAGTTTTGCCAAATGTCGATCACTACCCTTAGAATATGGATAGCCTTTTTCCTGATTTACGAACCAGATCAAATTCGCATCAATCAACCATGCCCCTTTCGGTAGAAGACATCAACTGCATTTATCTTGGCGTGAGTCCTCAGCTTCATCATTTTCTGACCAGACGAGTCCAATGTCCGGATACGGCAGCGGATTTACTCCAGGAAGTCTATCTGAGACTGCCCCATCTGAAACCGCCACCGGAAACTGAGGAACAAGTTCGAGCCTGGTTGTACCGGGTGGCGACCAATCTTTCAGTGGATCATGTACGCACGCAACAACGCCAGTCGGCTTTGCTGGAAAAATATTACCGAGAAGAATCCGAGATTGATGAAGGTGCCGAACCTGAGGTTTTCGCTCTTTTTTGCGAAGAGCTTCAGCGCATCCAGAATTTATTAACCGGACTATCTCCAAGGTGCATCCGGATTCTTAAAATGAATCGGGTGGAAGGCATGACACATGCCGAAATAGCCGCGCAATTGGACATCTCAAAAAGTCTGGTGGAAAAAGAGGTGGTGCGTGCCCTTAATCACTTGCGAACGGCACTGGATAACGAAGAAGACGAAATATGAGCAGTCGAAAAAAATATGTGGTTTCAGACCCAGTTATTCGTTATGGCTATATAGTACACCTGACAGGTAATGACCATGCCCAATAATGAATCCAATGCATTGATGCGTGAGCGTCTGGAACAAGAGGCCGTCTCGTGGTATGCTCGCATGGCCTCGGGTGACATGACTACTGAAGAACAGGCCGCTTTTGACAAATGGCGCCAGCTAAGTCCCGCGCATGAAAAGGCTAGCCGTAAAATGGCGAAACTCTGGGACATGCTGGAACTGGCCTTGCCGGTCGCTGAGCATGTAAATCAGCAGATTGACGCCCATGACACTGAAATTGTGAGTGAGTTTTCTCAAGCGATAGGGTTTAGCGAACAAAGCCCTCATGGTAGTGCCAACATTATTTCACTGGATGCCGCCCGTCAAAAGGCAGCGAACGCTGCGTTCGTCGAAAGTAAGCGGCAGCATAAAAAATCATCTCCTTACGCCACTGTTGCCCGTTGGGGACTGGGTCTTGCAAGCGTTGCATCGTTGCTGTTGTTCATTTGTTTTAGCCATTGTGCCGATTATCTGCATCATCCCCTAGCCGACTATCGCACCCTGATCGGCGAGCAGACCACCCTCCATTTAGCCGATGGCAGTAGCGTTTACCTCAACACAGACACGGCGCTGGATGTTATTTTGACAGATAAGGAACGGCGTATCGTCCTGTTGCAGGGTGAAGCCGAATTCGAGGTCGCCCACGACAGTAGTCGGCCCTTTAGAGTAATTAGCGGCACCACCACTACAGAAGCACTCGGCACCCGCTTTGTGGTGCGTTATGACGATAAGGCTGGCACCATCACCTTGTTGGAGGGCAAAGTCAGCGCAACCCAAACGACTGCAGCTGGCGAGTTCATCAACAACGTCAATCTCAGGCCGGGTGAGCGGGTGGCTTTCAACGAGCATAGTCTTGGCGATGTACAAATCGCCGATCTGTCCACCGCTGACGCCTGGCGAAGAGGTCGTTTGGTCATGAACTTCGTGTCATTGCAGGACGTGGTTGCAGAAATAAACCGCTACCGTCGTGGCCGGGTGCAATTGCTAAATGCTGATTTGGCCTATCGCGCTATTCACGTCACCATCGATACGAAACATATCGACGACTGGCTGGATGCGCTGGAAGATACGCTGCCGGTTCGGGTTCGGCATTTAGGCCCGTTCGTTTTGCTGGAATCCCGATAAGCGAGCGTTTGCTATTCCCCATACTTCATATGTTGAATCTTAGTGTTAGCCGACATCCACCAACAACCGTCTATCGAGCAAAGCCAAGGCCGTTTCAATTTGCTCGATCTTGCTTTTGTGTTTCAGCGATAACAGGCGATCAACCAGCACAGGAGCAATATTTAACTTTCTGGCCAAGTCCGCTTTACGTGTGCCGCTGCTTAGCATGGCATTATGTAAGGCTACCTTACCGGCTATCAGTACCGGAACGGCGACAGCGGGCCGACCATTCGCCGGAGAAGCCAGCGGCACGGCTTGACGATTTTGCATAAAGTAGTAAAACGCGGTTTCAAGCGCATCAGCCGCATTTAACAACGCTTCATCAAAGGTGTCGCCTACCGAATAGGTGTTGGGAATATCCAAAAACTCGACTAGAAACTGCTTGGTTTCCGGGTCTTGGTTGATTGT contains:
- a CDS encoding transposase, with amino-acid sequence MFILRDLSHSLQAPFSDTKLGQERASLFVYTLLSIIIPFTSSITSNCLRCLVTLFGIEIEDHRFYTFMASTTLPWRRLWQTVWGLIPSPETDGRLLVALDDSINPKIGKNIFACDTIFDHAAKANQSQYPWAQNIVAVGLLKQIKGRWACLFLDFRFYFAKKTIEAEQRTAKIKGKVVPFQTKLEQAGQMLIGIGQHFSTTPVLAVMDSWFGNESLWQPVRQAFGARFNMLSRLRSNNVLYDQLGEPQPGKRGRRPKYGSRLGSTAEMAQAYQALATIYTVNLYGKQRDVRAYERMVMLKTLKCPVRVVWVFRKTQWVALFTTDLTLSVTQIIEFYGARWKIESGFKELKQDIGSQSSQCRNAQAVLNHLNFCMMASTITWIYADRLKADPQRRHKVKGRTSFAFSDVRRIIAEAALDEDFDRLCPKPSNSPKNSLVAVLLRMVA
- a CDS encoding RNA polymerase sigma factor yields the protein MPLSVEDINCIYLGVSPQLHHFLTRRVQCPDTAADLLQEVYLRLPHLKPPPETEEQVRAWLYRVATNLSVDHVRTQQRQSALLEKYYREESEIDEGAEPEVFALFCEELQRIQNLLTGLSPRCIRILKMNRVEGMTHAEIAAQLDISKSLVEKEVVRALNHLRTALDNEEDEI
- a CDS encoding FecR family protein — its product is MPNNESNALMRERLEQEAVSWYARMASGDMTTEEQAAFDKWRQLSPAHEKASRKMAKLWDMLELALPVAEHVNQQIDAHDTEIVSEFSQAIGFSEQSPHGSANIISLDAARQKAANAAFVESKRQHKKSSPYATVARWGLGLASVASLLLFICFSHCADYLHHPLADYRTLIGEQTTLHLADGSSVYLNTDTALDVILTDKERRIVLLQGEAEFEVAHDSSRPFRVISGTTTTEALGTRFVVRYDDKAGTITLLEGKVSATQTTAAGEFINNVNLRPGERVAFNEHSLGDVQIADLSTADAWRRGRLVMNFVSLQDVVAEINRYRRGRVQLLNADLAYRAIHVTIDTKHIDDWLDALEDTLPVRVRHLGPFVLLESR
- a CDS encoding type II toxin-antitoxin system HicB family antitoxin, with product MFYYPVTINQDPETKQFLVEFLDIPNTYSVGDTFDEALLNAADALETAFYYFMQNRQAVPLASPANGRPAVAVPVLIAGKVALHNAMLSSGTRKADLARKLNIAPVLVDRLLSLKHKSKIEQIETALALLDRRLLVDVG